A genomic segment from Paenibacillus sp. FSL K6-1096 encodes:
- a CDS encoding restriction endonuclease subunit S has translation MMRSNNWTKTKLGDLVTLINGRGFKSTEWSTQGLPIIRISNLNGDIQFNFYLGDYEAKHLITHGDLLFSWSGNRGTSFGPYIWKGQQGLLNQHIFKVTPKDNNIKHYLYQLLKHLTSEIEKKAHGGSGLVHVRKSDLENYEIYLPSLEEQQKIADILSSVDEAIEKTEAIIDQTETVKKGLMQQLLTRGIGHTEFKGTETGAIPTTWENVSLGDVIETLKAGVSVNSENRRTIKSELGILKTSSVSDRVFNSDEHKAILPEEYTRAAVNPKKDHIIISRMNTPSLVGSSSYIDKDYPNLFLPDRLWQATVAHERVYPLWLSFILTWSNMREKIGGIATGTSGSMKNISKQAFLSLSICLPSLAEQKKIAGILQSLDNRISTEMNKVKMLKNLKSGLMGSLLTGKVRVHTDQPEEVLV, from the coding sequence ATGATGCGTAGTAACAACTGGACTAAAACTAAGTTGGGAGACTTAGTAACATTAATTAATGGAAGAGGATTTAAATCAACAGAGTGGTCTACTCAAGGGTTACCGATAATTCGAATTAGTAATTTGAATGGAGATATACAGTTTAATTTTTACCTGGGGGATTATGAGGCCAAGCATTTAATTACACATGGTGATTTATTATTTTCTTGGTCAGGAAACAGAGGCACATCTTTTGGCCCTTATATTTGGAAAGGACAACAGGGGCTACTAAATCAACATATTTTTAAAGTGACTCCTAAGGACAATAATATTAAGCACTACCTATATCAATTGCTTAAACATTTAACTTCAGAAATTGAAAAAAAAGCTCATGGTGGTTCGGGGTTGGTACATGTGAGAAAATCTGACTTAGAGAATTATGAGATATATTTACCATCGTTAGAAGAACAGCAAAAAATTGCTGATATCCTATCTTCCGTTGATGAAGCCATTGAAAAGACAGAAGCGATTATCGACCAAACCGAAACAGTAAAGAAAGGCTTAATGCAGCAGCTGCTGACAAGGGGAATTGGGCACACGGAATTTAAGGGGACGGAGACAGGGGCGATCCCGACAACGTGGGAAAATGTCTCTTTAGGGGATGTTATTGAAACTCTCAAGGCTGGTGTAAGTGTTAATTCTGAGAACAGAAGAACAATTAAATCGGAACTGGGGATTTTGAAAACAAGCTCTGTTTCAGACAGAGTTTTTAATTCTGATGAACATAAAGCTATATTACCCGAAGAGTACACTAGAGCTGCGGTTAATCCCAAAAAAGATCACATTATTATTAGTCGAATGAATACACCATCATTAGTGGGATCGAGTTCGTATATTGACAAGGATTACCCGAATTTATTTCTTCCAGATCGTCTTTGGCAAGCAACAGTAGCTCATGAAAGAGTATATCCCCTTTGGTTAAGTTTTATATTAACTTGGTCTAATATGAGAGAAAAAATAGGTGGAATTGCTACAGGTACAAGTGGGAGTATGAAGAATATTTCAAAACAGGCATTTCTTTCTTTAAGTATTTGTCTCCCATCATTGGCCGAGCAAAAAAAAATAGCAGGTATCCTTCAGTCTTTAGACAACCGTATATCAACTGAAATGAATAAAGTTAAAATGCTAAAAAATTTAAAATCAGGACTAATGGGAAGTCTATTGACAGGCAAAGTCCGCGTCCACACCGATCAACCTGAAGAGGTACTGGTATGA
- a CDS encoding class I SAM-dependent DNA methyltransferase: protein MSTLTQQQLESHLWESANILRGSIDSSDYKNYIFGMLFLKRLNDVFVEVAEKIEREEGETYGWTDRDEHQFFVPERARWSYMTSITSNVGEAINIAFESLEEENPKLQGVLASIDFNDKEKLPDKLILKLIQHFGSINLRNDNLTEPDMLGRAYEYLIKQFADASGKKGGEFYTPSKVVELIVKLIKPEEGMRICDPTAGSGGMLIQSVDYIKSKGGNPRNLTLHGQERNLNTWAICKMNLLLHGMSDHRIEKGDTIRDPKLTEDSELILYDRVIANPPFSLSNWGREEAEADSHGRFRFGIPPKDKGDLAFVQHMAATLNHNGKAGVVMPHGILFRSGAEGQIRRGLLEGLHGEEGLIETVIGLPSNLFYGTGIPACIVILNRNKEEHKKGNVLFINGALDYQEGKNQNVLRDQDIEMIVSAYDAWQDIEKYARVVSLDEIKQNDYNLNIARYIDLAEEKEEIDVEEAIAALRQMEQEREEIEAKMYGFLKELGYDA from the coding sequence ATGAGTACCCTTACACAGCAGCAACTTGAATCCCATCTGTGGGAGTCCGCCAATATTTTACGCGGAAGTATTGATTCATCTGATTACAAAAACTATATCTTTGGCATGTTATTTCTTAAACGGCTAAATGATGTATTTGTGGAAGTGGCCGAAAAAATAGAGCGTGAAGAAGGCGAAACCTATGGCTGGACAGACCGTGATGAGCACCAGTTCTTCGTACCTGAGCGTGCACGTTGGTCTTATATGACTTCTATTACCAGCAATGTAGGTGAAGCCATTAATATTGCCTTTGAAAGTCTTGAAGAAGAGAATCCGAAGCTGCAAGGTGTTCTTGCTAGTATAGACTTTAATGATAAAGAAAAGCTGCCTGATAAGCTGATCCTAAAACTAATCCAGCATTTTGGAAGCATTAATCTTCGTAATGATAACCTTACTGAACCTGATATGTTGGGACGAGCTTACGAGTACTTAATCAAACAATTTGCTGATGCTTCAGGTAAGAAGGGGGGAGAATTCTATACTCCTAGTAAAGTGGTGGAGCTAATCGTTAAGCTAATCAAACCTGAAGAAGGAATGCGTATTTGTGACCCAACCGCAGGTTCTGGCGGTATGCTTATTCAGTCTGTGGATTATATCAAATCCAAAGGCGGTAATCCTCGTAACCTGACGCTGCACGGCCAAGAACGAAATCTCAACACCTGGGCTATTTGTAAAATGAACTTGCTCCTGCATGGTATGAGCGACCACCGTATTGAAAAGGGTGACACCATCCGTGATCCTAAGTTAACGGAAGACAGCGAACTTATTCTATATGATCGTGTTATCGCTAATCCGCCTTTTTCCCTTAGTAACTGGGGACGTGAAGAAGCGGAAGCCGATTCCCATGGACGTTTTCGTTTTGGTATTCCTCCGAAAGATAAAGGGGATTTGGCGTTTGTTCAGCACATGGCGGCTACGCTTAATCATAACGGTAAAGCTGGTGTTGTTATGCCGCACGGTATTCTGTTCCGTAGTGGAGCCGAAGGCCAGATTCGTAGAGGTCTGCTTGAAGGATTGCACGGTGAAGAAGGATTAATCGAGACGGTAATCGGCCTGCCATCCAATCTCTTTTACGGAACGGGAATTCCTGCTTGTATCGTGATTCTCAATCGGAATAAGGAAGAGCACAAGAAGGGTAATGTACTGTTTATTAATGGGGCGCTGGATTACCAGGAAGGCAAGAATCAGAATGTGCTTCGTGATCAGGATATTGAGATGATCGTTTCTGCTTACGATGCTTGGCAGGATATTGAAAAATATGCACGGGTGGTTAGTCTTGATGAGATTAAGCAAAACGACTATAACCTGAACATTGCTCGTTATATTGATTTAGCTGAGGAGAAAGAAGAAATCGACGTGGAAGAAGCGATTGCGGCACTTCGGCAGATGGAGCAAGAGCGAGAAGAGATTGAAGCGAAGATGTATGGGTTTTTGAAGGAGTTGGGGTATGATGCGTAG
- a CDS encoding helix-turn-helix transcriptional regulator: MLKSNLRMLMAKHRIDDITELMEKSGLSRNSINKLYRETDLETVKLETLVRLCDTFKCKLSELVEYVPGE, translated from the coding sequence ATGCTAAAAAGCAACTTAAGAATGCTAATGGCCAAACACCGGATCGACGACATCACCGAGCTGATGGAGAAATCAGGCCTAAGCCGGAATTCGATTAACAAACTATATCGGGAGACCGACTTGGAGACTGTTAAGCTGGAGACGCTGGTCAGGTTATGCGATACGTTTAAATGTAAGCTTTCGGAGTTGGTGGAGTATGTGCCGGGGGAGTAA
- a CDS encoding WGxxGxxG family protein has protein sequence MNKLITTIACGTVLSMSLLGAGDISAAAGGMTTTTPGVMSTSAPGMNSTTTDGRMGNMGDHMMDRGNTMMNNTRDTLRRDDTIMRDKIRTGDNSSVSPLSNNNTTGRYRAQSTTTNNNNDNRSNWGWLGLLGLLGLAGMRSRTGERDRH, from the coding sequence TTGAACAAGCTGATTACAACGATTGCCTGCGGTACAGTTCTGTCCATGAGTCTGCTCGGAGCCGGTGACATCTCCGCAGCAGCAGGCGGTATGACGACCACGACTCCGGGCGTTATGAGCACCTCTGCTCCAGGCATGAACAGCACCACCACTGACGGACGTATGGGCAATATGGGCGACCACATGATGGACCGCGGCAACACCATGATGAATAATACCCGCGATACCTTGCGCCGGGATGATACCATCATGCGCGACAAAATCCGTACCGGCGACAACAGCTCCGTCTCCCCGCTGTCCAACAATAACACCACGGGCCGCTACCGGGCACAGAGCACCACCACGAACAACAACAACGACAACCGCTCCAACTGGGGCTGGCTCGGTCTGCTCGGTCTCCTCGGCCTGGCCGGCATGCGCAGCAGAACTGGTGAGCGTGACCGGCATTAG
- a CDS encoding M15 family metallopeptidase: MLTLEQVKSKSAGRLSNLHPAVLAGANELIRRSYNRGVPIIITQGMRTIAEQNALYAQGRTKKGNIVTNVRGGSSYHNYGLAVDFALLLPDGRNVSWDMNRDGDGDKVADWQEVAQEAKKLGFEWGGDWTSFKDYSHLQMSFGLTTAELRAGKKPTAQQVKAALSMINGGEPDVNKDTPVNITLNGRKLTTGLMDNDTTYAPVRTIAEALGAQVAYDPRTKTVNIVKE; this comes from the coding sequence ATGCTTACGCTTGAGCAAGTGAAGAGCAAATCGGCAGGAAGGCTTAGCAATCTGCATCCGGCCGTGCTGGCCGGGGCCAACGAGCTGATCAGACGAAGCTATAACCGCGGGGTCCCGATCATTATCACGCAGGGAATGCGCACCATCGCAGAACAGAATGCACTGTACGCACAGGGAAGAACGAAGAAGGGCAATATTGTGACGAATGTCCGCGGCGGCAGCAGCTATCATAATTATGGACTGGCGGTTGACTTCGCCCTGCTCCTGCCGGACGGCAGGAATGTGTCCTGGGATATGAACCGCGACGGGGATGGCGACAAGGTCGCTGACTGGCAGGAGGTCGCGCAGGAGGCGAAGAAGCTTGGCTTCGAATGGGGCGGGGACTGGACCTCGTTCAAGGATTACTCGCATCTACAGATGAGCTTCGGACTGACCACTGCAGAGCTGCGCGCCGGCAAGAAGCCGACCGCCCAGCAGGTGAAGGCCGCGCTGAGCATGATAAACGGAGGTGAGCCAGACGTGAACAAGGATACTCCGGTCAATATCACACTGAACGGCCGCAAGCTGACCACCGGACTCATGGATAACGATACAACCTATGCACCGGTACGGACCATAGCCGAAGCGCTTGGAGCCCAAGTGGCGTATGATCCGCGCACCAAAACCGTGAACATTGTGAAGGAATAA
- a CDS encoding YolD-like family protein — protein sequence MGKKLEDNGLAERRRIISSYMEQAGRVERETWHSLRPVLDAQKVEEIEHTLALSLRSHVRVTVELYSPLERRRLSGFVTSIHTHSREFKLQWAEEWKWLLVDDVVEAYIV from the coding sequence ATGGGCAAGAAGCTGGAGGATAACGGATTAGCAGAGCGCAGACGGATTATTTCCTCGTATATGGAGCAGGCAGGAAGGGTGGAACGGGAGACCTGGCATAGCCTGAGGCCGGTGCTGGATGCGCAGAAGGTGGAGGAGATTGAGCATACGCTGGCCTTGTCGCTTCGGAGTCATGTGCGGGTAACGGTTGAATTGTATAGCCCTTTGGAGCGGAGACGCTTAAGCGGATTTGTGACTTCCATCCACACCCACTCGCGTGAATTCAAGCTGCAGTGGGCGGAGGAATGGAAGTGGCTGCTGGTAGATGATGTGGTGGAGGCTTATATTGTCTAG
- a CDS encoding PH domain-containing protein: MPYCTACGSEYKQGAKFCGECGADTGDLAAGGSQRTVTSRGGGSQPETELWQGKPAGISDRLKGLIGLNTTRYTITSQRIKVRSGLIGKDAEEIELLRVNDFSVTQSIMQRILGIGTLIILSDDTSSPQLPFYRIRRAHEVKDILRQAVRDEKIANNISYREQI; the protein is encoded by the coding sequence ATGCCTTATTGCACAGCCTGCGGTTCAGAATACAAGCAAGGTGCCAAGTTCTGCGGAGAATGCGGAGCGGACACGGGGGATCTTGCGGCGGGCGGTTCACAACGTACGGTTACAAGCAGAGGCGGCGGCTCCCAGCCGGAAACCGAGCTATGGCAGGGCAAGCCTGCCGGCATCTCCGACCGTCTCAAGGGGCTGATCGGGCTGAATACGACGAGATACACGATTACGTCCCAGCGGATCAAGGTGAGAAGCGGGCTGATCGGTAAGGATGCCGAAGAAATCGAGCTGCTGCGCGTCAACGATTTCTCCGTCACCCAGTCCATTATGCAGCGTATTCTGGGCATTGGAACGCTTATTATTTTGTCGGATGATACTTCATCTCCACAGCTTCCCTTCTATAGAATCCGTAGGGCTCATGAGGTTAAGGATATTCTGCGCCAGGCTGTCCGCGATGAGAAAATCGCCAACAACATCAGCTACCGCGAACAAATCTGA
- a CDS encoding glycosyl hydrolase, translating to MEERNLRDLLDSASRLIGDVQWQAAFRKVQMAPADAELADPARKLLGTLYWLQGQGIISGLHDYLEAPDDLNNKLKNTAGTYAGVHGYEMGPISNQTEQQITSQRQGVTDSAIRWHKAGGIVAMSYHANLPGTAPAWTNVSMSLSEANFTPYITSGTPQNKAMLAELDKVAVFLKKLQDAGVPVLWRPYHEMNGGWFWWGQKSSFVTLWNLMFDRYTVYHQLHNLLWVWSPNAKNKNSEDPAKYYPGSGRVDVLAADIYDGDYKDSHHDSMWDLGRGKLIAIGENGQLPQASVLAGKQNKWSYQLTWGKLLYEQNKEAAIQAFMKDSFVLSRDEYAAKAAAFDASAGVLPKPGLYGQYYNNIKLSGTPALTRTDANINFAWRQASPGPGVNADLFSVRWSGRLSAAFSETYTIYSYSDDGIRIWIDGKLVIDSWIKQSGEERKGTVDLIAGKLHELKVEYYENQGDARAVLMWESKSQGRSVIPLEALYLPE from the coding sequence GTGGAAGAACGCAATCTGAGGGACCTGCTGGACTCCGCTTCCCGGCTGATTGGCGATGTGCAGTGGCAGGCGGCTTTTCGCAAGGTGCAGATGGCTCCCGCAGATGCGGAGCTGGCTGATCCGGCAAGGAAGCTGCTGGGGACGCTGTACTGGCTGCAGGGGCAGGGGATCATCAGCGGGCTGCATGATTATCTGGAGGCCCCGGACGACCTGAATAACAAGCTGAAGAATACGGCCGGCACGTATGCCGGAGTCCATGGTTATGAGATGGGGCCAATCAGCAATCAGACGGAGCAGCAGATCACCAGCCAGCGCCAGGGGGTGACGGACAGCGCCATCCGCTGGCACAAAGCCGGGGGCATTGTAGCGATGAGCTACCACGCCAATCTGCCGGGAACTGCCCCGGCCTGGACGAATGTATCGATGAGCCTCAGTGAAGCCAATTTTACCCCGTACATCACATCCGGAACGCCTCAGAACAAGGCCATGCTTGCAGAGCTGGATAAGGTCGCAGTCTTTCTCAAAAAACTGCAAGACGCCGGCGTTCCCGTCCTCTGGAGACCTTACCATGAGATGAACGGCGGCTGGTTCTGGTGGGGGCAGAAGTCCTCTTTTGTCACCCTATGGAACCTCATGTTCGACCGCTACACCGTCTATCATCAGCTGCATAATCTGCTGTGGGTATGGAGTCCTAATGCGAAGAACAAGAATAGTGAGGACCCGGCGAAGTATTATCCCGGCAGCGGCAGAGTGGATGTGCTGGCAGCGGATATCTATGACGGGGATTACAAGGATAGCCATCATGACAGTATGTGGGATCTTGGACGCGGCAAGCTGATCGCCATTGGCGAGAACGGCCAGCTTCCGCAGGCTTCTGTTCTGGCAGGTAAGCAGAATAAATGGAGCTACCAGTTAACCTGGGGCAAGCTGCTGTATGAGCAGAATAAGGAGGCGGCGATACAGGCTTTTATGAAAGACAGCTTCGTGCTCTCCAGGGACGAGTATGCAGCCAAAGCAGCCGCCTTCGATGCCTCCGCAGGAGTGCTTCCGAAGCCGGGACTGTACGGGCAATACTACAATAATATTAAGCTTAGCGGCACACCTGCCCTGACCCGGACGGATGCCAATATTAACTTCGCCTGGAGACAGGCCTCGCCCGGCCCGGGGGTCAACGCAGACCTGTTCTCGGTACGCTGGAGCGGCAGACTGAGTGCAGCGTTCAGCGAGACGTATACGATCTACTCCTACTCGGATGACGGTATCCGGATATGGATCGACGGGAAGCTGGTCATTGACAGCTGGATCAAGCAGAGCGGGGAGGAACGGAAAGGCACGGTGGACCTGATTGCGGGGAAGCTGCATGAACTGAAGGTGGAGTATTACGAGAACCAGGGAGATGCGCGTGCGGTGCTGATGTGGGAGAGCAAGAGCCAGGGCAGAAGCGTGATTCCGCTGGAGGCTCTATACCTCCCTGAATAA
- a CDS encoding NucA/NucB deoxyribonuclease domain-containing protein — MKKRKSVIRLVILLLFSLAAYWFGFGENGQWLPQPAPGQSEAVKLEFPAQRFPETAKHIREAIRKGHPAVCTIDRKEAEQNRKESLKGVPVKKGYDRDEWPMAMCAEGGAGADIKYITPGDNRGAGSWVGNQLEDFADGTRVEFMFK; from the coding sequence ATGAAAAAGCGTAAATCCGTCATCCGTCTCGTCATCCTTCTTCTGTTCAGTCTGGCTGCCTACTGGTTCGGGTTCGGGGAGAACGGACAGTGGCTGCCGCAGCCCGCACCAGGCCAATCCGAGGCCGTGAAGCTGGAATTCCCGGCACAGCGGTTCCCGGAGACAGCCAAGCACATCCGTGAGGCGATCCGCAAGGGGCATCCGGCGGTATGCACCATTGACCGGAAGGAAGCCGAGCAGAACCGCAAGGAATCCCTGAAGGGCGTGCCCGTCAAAAAAGGCTACGACCGCGACGAATGGCCGATGGCCATGTGTGCGGAGGGTGGAGCCGGCGCAGATATCAAGTACATAACCCCCGGCGATAACCGCGGGGCAGGAAGCTGGGTAGGCAATCAGCTGGAGGACTTTGCCGACGGCACCAGGGTGGAGTTCATGTTCAAATAG
- a CDS encoding YjcZ family sporulation protein translates to MMGAEYGCGCGNNVGGVNQGPPVVPVVSPWTSTGAILVLFILLVIITKACLF, encoded by the coding sequence ATGATGGGAGCAGAATATGGTTGCGGTTGTGGAAATAACGTTGGCGGAGTAAATCAGGGACCTCCAGTCGTTCCGGTTGTCAGCCCTTGGACTTCCACTGGCGCTATTCTGGTATTGTTCATCCTGCTGGTTATCATCACTAAAGCCTGTCTGTTCTAA
- a CDS encoding YjfB family protein: MDIAALSVVMSQSALQQAAGLQVMSLAKEQAQSEAQSMVQMLSQAPHPSLGKTLDIRV, from the coding sequence ATGGATATTGCCGCTTTATCCGTGGTTATGAGCCAGTCTGCGTTACAGCAGGCCGCAGGGCTGCAGGTTATGAGTCTTGCCAAGGAGCAGGCCCAGAGCGAGGCCCAGAGTATGGTCCAGATGCTGAGCCAGGCCCCGCACCCCAGCTTGGGAAAAACACTTGATATTCGAGTGTAA
- a CDS encoding ImmA/IrrE family metallo-endopeptidase yields MMQGYYQMTALEQWTEDLYQRIGVRQPSDISIDYIADRLNIWVHYLDVRSKAVEAAAGMYSVYIDNRLPPELQRLEFLHELCHLLRHAGKSTLMPAEFTQAQRDESERFILYASMPYSMISKGTLPELRDDAVAELAVTFQVPVPLAVQRIDQIQRRIFQGQLMAVMERGEDRNIIHRHIR; encoded by the coding sequence ATGATGCAAGGTTATTATCAGATGACAGCATTGGAGCAATGGACAGAGGATCTCTATCAGCGGATCGGGGTCCGCCAGCCGTCCGACATCTCCATCGATTACATAGCGGACCGGCTGAATATCTGGGTCCACTATCTGGATGTCCGAAGCAAGGCGGTGGAAGCTGCGGCCGGAATGTACAGCGTGTATATCGACAACAGGCTGCCTCCCGAGCTTCAGCGGCTGGAATTCCTTCATGAGCTCTGCCACCTGCTGCGCCATGCCGGGAAATCGACCCTGATGCCCGCTGAGTTCACACAAGCGCAGAGGGATGAATCCGAGCGGTTCATTCTGTACGCCTCCATGCCCTATTCGATGATCTCTAAGGGCACCCTGCCTGAGCTTCGCGATGATGCCGTTGCCGAACTGGCGGTAACCTTCCAGGTCCCGGTTCCGCTGGCGGTGCAGCGGATTGACCAGATCCAACGGCGGATTTTTCAGGGGCAGCTTATGGCCGTTATGGAACGGGGCGAAGACAGAAATATCATCCACAGACATATTCGCTAA
- a CDS encoding undecaprenyl-diphosphate phosphatase → MTDAIKAIILGIIEGLTEFLPVSSTGHLVLAGDLLKFEGDTAVTFKIVIQLGAVLAVLLLYWKKYLHIGVNMLKMDFSKSKGLNAIHMFLAMIPALIVYLLFKDLIKTHLFGPEPVLIGLVAGGILMIFAARSKRAKTAETVDHLNYKQAFGIGLFQCLALWPGFSRSGSTISGGLLLGTSQKAAADFTFLISVPVMFGASLLDLYDSRDLLSSDALTLMLIGFVTSFVVALIAVVTFIKLIKRLRLEWFALYRFVLAALFYVIVIL, encoded by the coding sequence GTGACTGATGCAATCAAAGCCATAATATTAGGGATTATAGAGGGACTGACCGAATTCTTGCCGGTATCGTCTACCGGACATCTGGTGCTGGCCGGGGATCTGCTGAAGTTCGAGGGAGATACGGCCGTCACCTTCAAAATTGTGATTCAGCTCGGGGCCGTATTGGCCGTGCTGCTGCTGTATTGGAAGAAGTATCTCCATATTGGTGTCAATATGCTGAAGATGGACTTCTCGAAAAGCAAGGGACTGAATGCCATACATATGTTCCTGGCCATGATTCCGGCCTTAATCGTGTACCTGCTCTTCAAGGACTTGATTAAGACTCACTTGTTCGGCCCTGAGCCGGTCCTGATCGGGCTGGTGGCGGGCGGCATCCTGATGATCTTCGCGGCACGCAGCAAAAGAGCCAAGACGGCGGAGACCGTAGATCACCTGAATTACAAGCAAGCCTTCGGCATTGGGCTGTTCCAGTGTCTGGCCCTGTGGCCCGGCTTCTCGCGCTCAGGCTCGACCATCTCAGGCGGCCTGCTGCTGGGGACCAGCCAGAAGGCCGCTGCCGACTTCACCTTCCTGATCTCCGTACCCGTGATGTTCGGGGCGAGTCTGCTCGATCTGTACGACAGCCGGGATCTGCTAAGCTCAGATGCGCTGACATTAATGCTGATCGGCTTCGTGACATCCTTTGTGGTGGCGCTGATTGCGGTGGTAACGTTCATTAAGCTGATCAAGCGGCTGCGCCTGGAATGGTTCGCGCTCTACCGCTTCGTCCTGGCCGCACTATTCTATGTAATTGTCATCCTGTAA
- a CDS encoding DUF6199 family natural product biosynthesis protein, translated as MAVLFIILVVIIAVLNIFFPAMGWHLRYGWMVQGDSEPSDAYLMMSRITSVIVLIFFLLYFLPSMLG; from the coding sequence ATGGCTGTTCTATTTATTATATTAGTTGTAATCATTGCAGTCCTGAATATCTTCTTCCCGGCCATGGGCTGGCATCTGCGATATGGCTGGATGGTCCAAGGCGACTCCGAGCCCAGCGATGCTTACCTCATGATGAGCCGAATCACCAGCGTGATTGTCCTGATTTTTTTTCTCTTGTACTTTTTGCCTTCGATGTTGGGTTAG
- a CDS encoding HEPN-associated N-terminal domain-containing protein has protein sequence MSWAKEYMAKIEEQGFECTVEKFVCHNCVDDYALKLFIEDNAEQCKCDYCGQQSDEEISVHIEKLLHVIMDGIKTEWGDPNNEGVGWDGREGGWQGAKVIDTYDLICDELSDELGIENEDLKRDIYSSISDQQWCQISPYLLREYEENYVTWELFCQQVKHETRYVFFHIEDNPNRYGIIYSQPSQILETIGQSIITLGLINSKAVSYRFYRGRTHNDSTGFSKVEELASPPREFSIYSNRMSPAGIPMFYGATDEATAIEEIRDDKKYVTVGIFENLKNLNLLDLSKHIQFPSLFDEEKRHLRNAVIFIRNLVYDLSMPVTKNNIEHIEYVPTQIVTEFFRRVFTMENGEKIHGILYPSARVSGGVCCVLFIENEDCTQDPNDTDKMLNLSTLNTSQL, from the coding sequence ATGAGCTGGGCAAAAGAGTACATGGCTAAGATTGAGGAACAAGGATTTGAGTGCACAGTAGAGAAGTTTGTATGTCATAATTGTGTAGATGATTATGCTCTAAAATTGTTTATCGAAGATAACGCAGAACAATGTAAGTGTGATTATTGTGGTCAGCAAAGTGATGAGGAAATCTCGGTTCATATAGAAAAACTTCTACATGTTATTATGGATGGTATAAAGACTGAATGGGGAGATCCTAATAATGAAGGTGTTGGTTGGGATGGTAGAGAAGGCGGTTGGCAAGGGGCAAAAGTTATTGATACATACGATCTAATTTGTGATGAACTTAGTGATGAACTTGGGATTGAAAATGAAGATCTAAAAAGAGATATTTATAGCTCGATTAGTGACCAACAATGGTGTCAGATAAGCCCGTATTTACTTAGAGAGTATGAAGAGAATTATGTTACGTGGGAGCTGTTTTGTCAGCAAGTAAAACATGAAACAAGATATGTATTCTTTCACATAGAAGATAATCCAAACCGCTATGGTATTATTTATTCTCAGCCTTCTCAAATACTTGAAACAATCGGACAGTCTATAATAACTTTAGGTTTAATAAATTCAAAAGCAGTTTCCTATAGATTTTACAGAGGAAGAACTCATAATGATTCAACTGGCTTCTCCAAAGTTGAAGAATTGGCTTCACCTCCTAGAGAGTTTTCAATTTATTCCAACAGAATGAGTCCTGCAGGTATACCAATGTTTTATGGAGCAACAGATGAAGCAACAGCTATTGAAGAAATTCGTGATGATAAGAAATATGTGACAGTAGGGATTTTTGAGAATTTAAAAAATCTAAATTTATTAGATCTTTCGAAACATATTCAGTTTCCTAGTCTTTTTGATGAAGAAAAAAGACATCTAAGAAATGCTGTGATTTTTATAAGAAACCTTGTTTATGATTTATCAATGCCTGTTACTAAAAATAATATTGAGCACATAGAATATGTTCCTACCCAAATTGTTACGGAATTTTTCAGACGTGTATTCACTATGGAAAATGGTGAGAAAATTCATGGGATTCTCTACCCCAGTGCAAGAGTGAGTGGTGGAGTATGTTGTGTTCTTTTTATTGAGAATGAAGATTGTACTCAAGATCCCAATGATACTGATAAAATGCTTAATTTGAGTACACTAAATACGTCTCAATTATAA